Below is a window of Microbacterium saperdae DNA.
GGACTGGGGACGCGCAGATCTTCAGCCCCACAGCGACCTTCCTCGCGGACACTCGGACGTTTTACTCATCGTGGTTGCGTGACCTCGCTCTCGAACAGGGATCGGACGGCGGCGTCCCATCCATCGTCCCCGACGTGTTGTACCAGCCGGAGTCGGCAAGCGCTGCCGGGTGGGGCGATGCCGCTGTGGTGCTTCCCTGGGTGCTATGGGAGGCGCACGGGGACCGCACAGCTCTCCGTCAGCAGTATCCCTCGATGCAGGCGTGGGTCGAGCACGTCCGCAGGCTCGCCGGTGGGGGCGTATGGGAGGGGGGATTCCAATACGGCGACTGGCTCGATCCCACGGCCCCACCCGAGGACGCCGCGGCGGTCAAGGCTGACCCTGGGGTGGTGGCCACGGCGCATTACGCGCGCTCCGCGCGCCTGCTGTCCCAGGCGGCCGCGGTGCTTGGCAAGGGTGGGGACGCACTGATCTACGCCTCGCTCGCAGACCAGATCATTCTCGCGTTTCGTGAGCGCTATGTCGCGTCGGACGGCGTGATCTTCAGCGACTGCCCAACCGTGTACGCACTGTCCATCGCCTTTGACCTGCTCGACGCGACCCAGCGCGCTCAGGCCGGGGACCGACTGGCCGTCCTCGTTCAGGAGGCCGCGCATGTCATCGAGACAGGTTTTCTCGGCACCCCCGTGCTCTTGGACGCGCTCACCGACACCGGCCACCTGGAAGACGCTTATCAACTCCTCATGCAGGACGAGCGTCCATCGTGGCTGTATGCCGTGCGCATGGGTGCGACGACGATCTGGGAGCGGTGGGACTCGATGCTCCCGGACGGCAGCATCAACCCGGGGTCGATGACATCGTTCAATCACTACGCCTATGGTGCGGTGGCCGACTGGATGCATCGTGTCATCGGAGGCCTCAGCGCGCTTGAACCCGGATACCGTCGTGTGCGCATCGCGCCACGGCCTGGGGGAGGACTCACGTCGGCGAGCACTCAGCTCGAGACCGCGTTCGGACGCGTCGCCGCGGACTGGAAGCTCGAAGGGGACAACCAGATAGTCGTCGACCTTGAGGTGCCATTCGGGTGCGAAGCAGAGGTATCGCTTCCCGACGAGTCGCTGACCGTCGTGTCGCATGGGCGGCACCGATTCACGTCGTCAGTACGGCGAGCAAAGCACACCCTGTCTGCGGGCCGTATGGCGCGCTGATTCTTGTCGGCGCTGGCGCCCCTTCGATGTACTGGCGAAGCGACGACGCTACTCCGCTGTCATCAGTTCGTTTCCCGTGCCCGACGCCCCGGCTCGCAGATCACAGGAAAGACCCGGAGACGCCGCAGGAAAGCGATGAAGGGACTGCACTCACCAGCCGCGCCACGGCGGGTTGTGCCAACAGCCCACTGAAGAGCCCAGGTGAGAGCATGTTTCTCGCCTGGGCTTCATCGTTTCCGCGGTCCTCTTCAGCGGGGTTTGTGGAAGCATCCCACCGTGGCTGCCGATGTCCATCGAGATGCTTCAACTGCGGACGTCGCGACGAGCCGGGACCTGGCCGTGACCTGGAACCTGATTTCGCGTGGATCCGCACCGTTTTCATCGCCCGGGAGCCGCTGCCCGACGCGTCTTGATAGGAGCCTCGCGGGTGGGGCTTTCTTGCCCGTCGAGGAACGCGTTCGCGCGGGCCGCGGCATCGGCGAGGTGCCTGGTGTCGGGGTGCAGGTAGCCGCGGGTGGTCTCGATGGACTTGTGGCCGAGAATGCCCTGGAGGACGTGTAGCGGGATGCCGGCGTCGGCGAGCCAGGTTGCTCCGGTGTGCCGGAGGCCGTGCCGGGTGAGGCTCGTCAGTTCAAGATCGGTGACGAGCTGATCCCATTTCGTCGCGTCCCTGACGGAGGCGGTAGTGAGCACGCCACCGCGGGGTCCGGTCAGTAGCCGTTCGTCAGGCTCACGGTCTGCGGTGAGGCGCTCAAGCACGGGGGTGAGCGCTTGCAGGATGGGGACGTGCCGGATGTCTCGTCCCTTGGTTTGCTTGGTGACGAGCCCGCCTGCGCCTGGGTAGGTTTGGCGGCGGATCGTGACGATCCGTTGATCCCAGTCGATGTCGCCGACTTGGAGGCCGGAGATCTCGGAGCCGCGGGCGGCGAGGAGGGCGCAGAGCATTACGAAGTCGGAATAGCTCTGATGCACCTCCCCACACCGATCCGCGAGGGTCGTGAGGGCCGCGAGATCCTTGAGCGCGTGGACGCGCGGTGATTGGTCGTACTCGTTCAGGTTGAGGGCTGATTTCCCGAGGGAGCGTCGGGACCGGTTGCGGGCGGGGTTGCTGGGTAGGAGGTCGTCGCGGACGGCTTCGTCGAGGACGCGGACGAGGGGTGCGATGGTGTTCTTGATGGTTGACGCGGAGTGCTGGGTTTCCCACTGGTCGATGGTGCGATCGATCATCCCGGCCGTGATCTGTGACAGTGGCAGGTGCCCGAGGGCGGGGAGGACGCGGAGGCGGAGTCCGAGCTTGTAGCCGTCGACGGTGGACGTCGGGTCAAGGCCCCGCTGCCACCGGTCGCCGATCATCTCGACGTAGTCGGAGAAGAGGATGCGTTTGTCGATCCCGAGTTCGGCGGAGGCCTGCAGGTATTGAAAGAACTCTTCGGCGGCGTTCTCGTCGGGGACGACGAGCGCGCGGGTGACCCGTTTGCGGGTGTGGGGGTCGATCCAGCGGGCGCGAGCACGGATCCCCGAGGCACGGCGTTCAAGGTCGGTGGTGACCTTCACCCCGATCGGCGGCACCGGCAGAGGTGCGGTCGGTTCAGGCGTGCTCATCGGTGCCGAGCGAGGCGAGCCAGTGCTCGACCTGTTCGATGCGGTACCTGGTCACGCCACCGATCCGGATGAACGGGGGACCTTTCTTCTCGGCCCGCCACCTCGACAGCGTCGACTCCGAGACCCGCAGAAACGCGGCAACCTCGTGACTGTTTCGTAGCGGTGAGACGAGCACATCGACTGGCTGTTCGGTCATGGCTGCTCGCTCCACTCGATGTTCACGATCTCCCGGATCGTCGCGTCCTGCTCCGCAGTCCTCGCCTTGACTTGCTCTTCGACGAACGCGAGGAAGTCCTTCGTCCGCGCCGCGACGGGGCGTTCTGTGGCGTCGGGCTCGGTCCAGTCCTCGGCTTCGCCGCCGGGCCAGGCCGTGATGCGGGTGGGGCGGTCGCGGTCGAGGCGGGTGCCGGAGATCGTGACCCAGTCCCGCAGCCGCTCACGGGCGAGGCTGAAGTCGTGGTGCCAGGCGAGGGCTTGGTTGCCCTTCGCTTGGAGGTCGAAGCAGAACAGCCAGTGCTGGCGCAGGGCGGAGAGTTCCCAGAGGAGTTCGGGGTGCCGGTGCCACATCGGCGGGATCACCTGCGCGGGCAGGCCGTATGTGTGACGGAGCCAGTCCACCCACCCGTTGAGCTCGAGGAGCTCGGCCTCGAGGTCTGCGGGTGGGAGGGTTCGCCAGTTGATCGGCCGCGCCACCGCGGTGAGCGACTTCGCCAGGTCCGCCTGGAAGGTCTGCTTCGCGAACGCTCTCGCTTTGTCTGCGATGTCGGCGGGGAGCCCGGACAGGTCGATCCCGTCGAAGTCAGGCCCCTGCACGGTCGGATCCGAGCCTGACGGATCGGTGTCGGGCAGGTCGGGTGGGGTGGGGTTGTCGGTGGTCATCAGAAAGCTCCCGGAACGAGACGAGGCGAAGAAGGAGAGCCGCGGAGGACGCGGCGAAGGCAGGATGCGGGTGCGGCGACCAGGTGGAGGTGGTGGTGGGGTTGGTCGCCGCACCCGCGGCTTATCGGGCGACCGCGTCGCGCTGCACGGACGCAGCGCTGGTCGCCGCCGGTGGCTCCGGGTCGAGCTGCGCCTCGCGGTCGGCGAGAGCCTGCTGCACCTGTTCCCGCACCGGAGCCTCCTGTTGCGGGGCTTCTCGTTCTGGCGGGGTGCGGTCGACGGTGTAGCGGGTGAGGTTGTTGTCGTGTCCGATCCGGGATGCGACGAACTGCTCTCGTTCGGTGCCGTCGCCTCCGGTGTAGGCGCGGGCTTCGCCTTCGGCGATGAAGTTGTCTCCCTTGCGGAACTGCTCATGCGCGAGCTCCGCGGAGCGCCGGAACATCACCAGGTCGGTGAACTCCGGATCGAGTTGGGTGAATGTGCCGTCCTGTTCGAACCGGGCCTGAGGCTGCCCGACACGCATGTAGACGCGGGCGTCACCGTTGCTCGTGAACGTCAGCTCCGGGTCCGTGGTGACGAACCCGGAGAGGGACTGCTTGGTGCGGATGGTCATCAGCGGGTACTCCTATCGGTCTCACACCCGCAACTGCGGGGGCTACCGGACAGGTACGACTACCACCCTGCGACTATCGGGTACCGCTCTGGAGCAACTGCTCGATCTCGCTTCGGCCCGCCCGGAGCTGCTTCGCGTCCGTGCGGGATGGCCAGGGGCGCAGGTTCGTGATGATGGGGCGGGCGGTGCGGAGCATCACCACTCCCGTCCCGAACGGGAGGGTGCGGAGCACGTCCGGGGGCAGGATCGGGACGCGGCGGATCGACCGCTGCGACGAGTGTGACCCGTACGCGTCGGTCGTGATGCTGTCGGTGGTTTCGTCGCGGTCGCCGATGAGGGTGGAGAGGTCTTGCAGGTCGCGGCTGTTGGAGGCTCCGCCGAGGATGATCTTGACGATGGAGGCGTCCCAGATCGCGTTCGCCTGGTTCTCACCCCACTTCTCCCGCGCCTGGGCAAGGGACTGCAGCACTGGGAGTGGGGTGATGCCGGTGCCGCCGCCTTCCGCCATCAACGTCGGCAGGCTGGGCAAGGGTGCGAGGTTCCCGATCTCATCCAACGCGAGCAGCAGAGGCGGATCCATACGCGCACCGGGTGAGCGTGCGGCGATCTTCCGGGCGGTTTCGACGAGGTCTTCGATGAACGCCGCGACCAGCGCCGACGACGCCCCAGCCCCCGCACCGGTGGCCAGGAGGTAGAGGGTCCCGTTGCCGAGGAGAAACGCCTCCGGATCGAACTCCTCACCCGGCCCCGGCGAGACAGCGTCCAGGACGCGAGGGTCCGCGAGGGCGGAGAACGCGAGGGACACACCCTGCCAGATCGAATCCCTCGTCCGCGGGTCTGCCTGCACCATCGCATCCAACGAATCTGCCCATCCCTCCGCAGCTCCCGGATGAGAGGACAGCACCCGTACGGCGTCGGCGGCGAGGGTCGGGTTCAGCGCCCACTGGTACAGGGTTTTCGCGTCCCTCCCGTCGAGGGCGGCGGCATGAAGGAGGGCTTGGATCGCGGCGGTGGTCTTCCCTTCCCAGAACCCGGCGTCTTGGACGCCGCCGAACCCTGTGGCCGTGGCGAGGCCTTTCGCGCGGATCATCGCCGTCAACGGATCCTGACAGCCCCGCACCGGCGACCACCGCATCCCCGCAGGGAGCCCTGGGGCGAGCTGCTGGGGGTCGAACACGGCTACCTTCCCCTTCTCCTCCCGTGCCTTCAGCGTGGCGGTGAGGTTGTCCGGACGGGTGCTGGTGGTGATGACGGCTCCGGGGGCGTCGAGGATCGCGTTGATCACCACGTGCAACCCCTTCCCCGAGCGGGGCGGGCCGATGAGGAAAATGCTGTCTTCGACAGTCGCCCAGACCTGCCCGCCCTTTCCCGTGCCGAGGAGATACCCCACTTCCTCGGGGTGAGGCTTCTCGGTGAGCGAGGGCCGCAACGTCGCGGCCTTCTTGACCAGTGCTTTCGATGAGGCGACGCGGGCGACCTCGGCGGCGGTGGCAGTGCCCGCGAGCCGGTGCGGGTCCGTCTTCGACCGGGAACGGTGCACCGCTCGCACCACGAAGAATGCGGCGGTACCGAGCACGCCGAGGAACAGGGTGACGACGGCCCAGTAGGCGAACGGATTCAGGCCTTCCGCGCCGAGCGCCGCACCCGGGTCTGCTGGGGTGGCGAGGACGGCGAGGCCGGTCGTGAAACCGCCGGACGGTTCAGGAAGCCCAGTGAGGAACGCGGCGACGGAGCCCGCGACACGGAGGATCCCGGTGAATGCGGCGGCGGTGACGAGGGCTCCGAGGGTGAGGTTGATGAAGAGGTCGTTGGCGGGTTTCGCCTGCACAGGACCAGACACGAGGAACGCACCTTTCCGACCCCGCAGAAAGAAGGCGGCGGGGTCAGGACAACAGGTACGACGACGAGTGGATGAGTCGGGCGGTCAGTCGATGCGCTGCACCGAGGTGGTTCCGGAGATCCGCCCCAGCAAGATCACCTCACCGGTGATGCTGGGCTGCTCGGCACGGTCGATCAGGGCGCGTGCTGTCCCGGTTGGGCCAGCGGACGTATGACACAGGACCAGGGCGAGGGCGACGTCTTCGCCGGGCACGAACCCGTCCGCGGTGAACTCCAGAAGGTTCGGCACCGTCACCGGTGCGGGTGCGTCGTCTTCTGGTGGAGCGAACGGCGACCGCGGCTCAGGCGTGGGTGGGGTGAGGATGTCTGCGTGGACGCTGCCGTCCAGTTCTCGCACCTCCACCCGAGTCGGTGATCCGAGCCGAGCGACGAGCTCGGTCACCGTCCCCGTGATCTCGTCAGGGTGGATCGGGGTGGCGGCGAGACGGTCACCGTTCACCGTCACGATCAAGGTGTCGGCGTTCACGGCTTCGAGGAGGATCTGCGGCAACACCGCAGGCACCACCACCCCCGGTTTCGGGGTCACGGAGGGTTGCTGGGTGCGGGTGTGGGGGTGGCGTCGAAGGGTCATGTCAGGAAGGTGCGACCCGCCCCCGAACGCCCCATCGGGTGATCGGTGATGGGGTCGGTGGTGAGGGCTTCTTCCCGGGCGATGAGCTCGCCCAGCGCGTCCGCCCACCCACCGGTGATCTGCAGCAGCGTCTCATAGTCGGCCGAGGCAACTTCACCCTCGGCGAGCGTCACCCACGGCCAGCTCCCATCCGGCTGCTGCAGTCGAGCCTCGGAGGCCCATGTCCAGGACACCGGGACGCGGTTCTCGTCGGACCAGTCGACCCCGGGCGGGAACTGTTCCTCGATCGCGAACCGCGGTGAGGAGCCGTGCAAGGGGTACAGCACGAAATGCCCGGCCCCGAACGTCACCGGGTCGTCGTACAGCAGGATCAACCGGTCCTGGGATTGCTGCTCGATCCGCTGCAACCCGTCATCGAGCGCCATCATGTTCCGCACCAGCGCCTCCTCCGACAACCCGTCCGAACCGCGTGAGGCCTGGTGCTCCGGGGCAGGTCCGTCTACGCTCAAGACAGGCCTCCAGAGCGCTCAGGATCCGCGAACTCGCGGGGATTCTGGGTCATCCGCTGGGTCGTGTCGAAGGCCCGCAGCTCATCAGGGTGCAACTGATGTTGAACGACGTATGAGGATTCTTTGATCCGCCACAGCCCCTGCCCGGTCCCGAGGGATGGGAGGAGTTTCTGTTCGGTGCCGGTGAGTCCGAGGGTCTTGCCGGTGGTGCCGATCTGGTCGGATTCTTGCCGGTAGATGATCCGCGATTCCGCGTTCGCGAGGAGGCTGTTGGCGAGGGAGCGCATGGCGGATCCGTGGTCGCCGACGTTGTCGAGGTCGGTGAGCTTGTGGAAGATCAGTAGGTTCGCGATCCCGTAATGACGGGCGAGTCGCCAGTGCGCGTCCATCCGCTTCAACAACGCCGGGTGGGACATCAGTCGCCACGCCTCGTCGTAGACGACCCACCGTTGCCCGCCGTTCGGGTCCAGCAGCGCGGACTCCATCCACGCCGACGAGCACGTCATCAGCACCGAGATCAACGTGGAGTTTTCGACGACACGGGACAGGTCGAGAGTGATCATCGGCAACGTCGGATCAAACGTCACCGTGGAAGGGCCGTCGAAGAGGCCTTGGAGGTCGCCGGAGACGAGGCGACGCAGCGCGTGGCCGACCATCCGCCCGTCCTCGGCAAGGCGGTCGTCATCTGTGGGGTCGGGGGTGAGGATGCGGTCGACGACCATCGGCAGGATCGGCACATCGTTACTGGCGACCACGGCTTGGAGGGCGATATCGATGACCGTGTGCTCCAACGGCGACAACGACCGCTCAAGGACGGTCTCCGCTAACGCGCCGATCAGATCCCGGCGACGAGACGCGACTGTGGACGCCCACTCCGCGTCAGAGAGCCCGCCGGGCCGGTAGCCCTCATCGAGCGGGTTGAGACGGTTCCGGAGGCCATGGCCGAGGACGATCGCCTTCCCACCGACTGCCTCAGCGACAGCCGTGTGCTCGCCCTTCGGGTCACCGGGGACGTACACGCGGCGACCGAACGGGATGCTGCGGGTGTAGAGCGCCTTGGCGAGGGAGGATTTCCCACTGCCGACGATGCCGGCGAGGACGAGGTTGGGCGCCGTGATGATGCCCCGCTGGTACAGCACCCACGGGTCGTACACGAAGGATCCGCCGGAGTACATGTCCTGCCCCACGAACACACCCTGAGACCCGAGACCGCCTTCGGCGAGGAACGGGTACGCGCCCTGCAACGCCGCCGAGGTGTCCTGATGCGCAGGCACCCGAAACCCCCGATACGCCCTGAGCGCCGCCGCCCCCGGCTCGCCGCCTTTAGGGAGATAGTTCGTCGACCTCGCCTCGGCACGTTCCGCGGCGACCTTCGCCTTCACCGCTTGCCGCTGCTCGGCCTGCTCCCGAGCGATGACCTGCCGGGCGGCACGTTCCCGGGTCTTACGGTTCTTCCGGCCGCTGCCGTCCTCGACAAGGACGGTGGAGTAGAGCTTCTTCGGGCTGGTGTGTTGTCCCATGAGCGGTGGCCTTCCGATGGAGTGTGCAGTGACACCGGTCAGGTACGC
It encodes the following:
- a CDS encoding tyrosine-type recombinase/integrase, with the protein product MSTPEPTAPLPVPPIGVKVTTDLERRASGIRARARWIDPHTRKRVTRALVVPDENAAEEFFQYLQASAELGIDKRILFSDYVEMIGDRWQRGLDPTSTVDGYKLGLRLRVLPALGHLPLSQITAGMIDRTIDQWETQHSASTIKNTIAPLVRVLDEAVRDDLLPSNPARNRSRRSLGKSALNLNEYDQSPRVHALKDLAALTTLADRCGEVHQSYSDFVMLCALLAARGSEISGLQVGDIDWDQRIVTIRRQTYPGAGGLVTKQTKGRDIRHVPILQALTPVLERLTADREPDERLLTGPRGGVLTTASVRDATKWDQLVTDLELTSLTRHGLRHTGATWLADAGIPLHVLQGILGHKSIETTRGYLHPDTRHLADAAARANAFLDGQESPTREAPIKTRRAAAPGR
- a CDS encoding helix-turn-helix transcriptional regulator: MTEQPVDVLVSPLRNSHEVAAFLRVSESTLSRWRAEKKGPPFIRIGGVTRYRIEQVEHWLASLGTDEHA
- a CDS encoding single-stranded DNA-binding protein, whose protein sequence is MTIRTKQSLSGFVTTDPELTFTSNGDARVYMRVGQPQARFEQDGTFTQLDPEFTDLVMFRRSAELAHEQFRKGDNFIAEGEARAYTGGDGTEREQFVASRIGHDNNLTRYTVDRTPPEREAPQQEAPVREQVQQALADREAQLDPEPPAATSAASVQRDAVAR
- a CDS encoding type IV secretory system conjugative DNA transfer family protein: MSGPVQAKPANDLFINLTLGALVTAAAFTGILRVAGSVAAFLTGLPEPSGGFTTGLAVLATPADPGAALGAEGLNPFAYWAVVTLFLGVLGTAAFFVVRAVHRSRSKTDPHRLAGTATAAEVARVASSKALVKKAATLRPSLTEKPHPEEVGYLLGTGKGGQVWATVEDSIFLIGPPRSGKGLHVVINAILDAPGAVITTSTRPDNLTATLKAREEKGKVAVFDPQQLAPGLPAGMRWSPVRGCQDPLTAMIRAKGLATATGFGGVQDAGFWEGKTTAAIQALLHAAALDGRDAKTLYQWALNPTLAADAVRVLSSHPGAAEGWADSLDAMVQADPRTRDSIWQGVSLAFSALADPRVLDAVSPGPGEEFDPEAFLLGNGTLYLLATGAGAGASSALVAAFIEDLVETARKIAARSPGARMDPPLLLALDEIGNLAPLPSLPTLMAEGGGTGITPLPVLQSLAQAREKWGENQANAIWDASIVKIILGGASNSRDLQDLSTLIGDRDETTDSITTDAYGSHSSQRSIRRVPILPPDVLRTLPFGTGVVMLRTARPIITNLRPWPSRTDAKQLRAGRSEIEQLLQSGTR
- a CDS encoding ATP-binding protein, with the translated sequence MGQHTSPKKLYSTVLVEDGSGRKNRKTRERAARQVIAREQAEQRQAVKAKVAAERAEARSTNYLPKGGEPGAAALRAYRGFRVPAHQDTSAALQGAYPFLAEGGLGSQGVFVGQDMYSGGSFVYDPWVLYQRGIITAPNLVLAGIVGSGKSSLAKALYTRSIPFGRRVYVPGDPKGEHTAVAEAVGGKAIVLGHGLRNRLNPLDEGYRPGGLSDAEWASTVASRRRDLIGALAETVLERSLSPLEHTVIDIALQAVVASNDVPILPMVVDRILTPDPTDDDRLAEDGRMVGHALRRLVSGDLQGLFDGPSTVTFDPTLPMITLDLSRVVENSTLISVLMTCSSAWMESALLDPNGGQRWVVYDEAWRLMSHPALLKRMDAHWRLARHYGIANLLIFHKLTDLDNVGDHGSAMRSLANSLLANAESRIIYRQESDQIGTTGKTLGLTGTEQKLLPSLGTGQGLWRIKESSYVVQHQLHPDELRAFDTTQRMTQNPREFADPERSGGLS